In sulfur-oxidizing endosymbiont of Gigantopelta aegis, a single window of DNA contains:
- a CDS encoding PhnA domain-containing protein → MSIEKTLHERSDSKCELCGATNDLQAYEVSGSITVNSIDAKSDDESNIILCQTCSSQIDNPDKMDINHWRCLNDSMWSQVPAVQVMAWRMLTRLSAEGWPQDLLDMLYLDDAMMAWAQATGEGAKQGDSDDEPQVIHKDSNGVQLEAGDTVVIIKDLNVKGTSFVAKRGTAVRGISLVADNPEHIEGRVNGQQIVILTQFVKKS, encoded by the coding sequence ATGAGTATAGAAAAAACCTTACATGAGCGTAGTGATTCAAAATGTGAACTTTGTGGCGCCACAAATGATTTACAGGCTTATGAAGTGTCAGGTTCTATTACTGTGAATAGCATTGATGCAAAAAGTGATGACGAGAGCAATATTATACTTTGCCAAACCTGTTCATCACAAATTGATAATCCGGATAAAATGGATATTAATCATTGGCGTTGTCTCAATGATAGCATGTGGAGCCAAGTCCCTGCCGTGCAGGTGATGGCTTGGCGAATGCTCACTCGACTCAGTGCTGAAGGCTGGCCACAAGATTTATTAGATATGTTATACCTCGATGATGCTATGATGGCCTGGGCTCAAGCGACGGGAGAAGGTGCTAAGCAAGGCGATAGTGATGATGAACCTCAAGTCATTCATAAAGACAGCAATGGTGTACAACTTGAAGCCGGTGACACGGTGGTGATCATTAAGGATTTGAATGTAAAAGGCACGAGCTTTGTCGCTAAACGTGGCACAGCAGTACGTGGTATTTCTTTGGTGGCTGACAATCCGGAACACATTGAAGGCCGGGTTAATGGTCAACAGATTGTTATTTTGACCCAATTCGTAAAAAAATCGTAA
- a CDS encoding roadblock/LC7 domain-containing protein, which translates to MREDMLSSILNELNGTSADIEASAVISTDGLMIAAVLPQSLDEDRVGAMSAAMLSLGDRTSQELARGELEQVLIKGREGFVLMTHAGEEAVVTVLAKPKAKLGLIFLDVKRAADSITKLL; encoded by the coding sequence ATGAGAGAAGATATGTTATCTTCCATTTTGAATGAACTCAATGGAACTTCTGCTGATATTGAAGCATCTGCCGTCATTTCTACAGATGGTTTAATGATTGCTGCAGTATTACCACAGAGCTTAGATGAAGATAGGGTCGGTGCCATGAGTGCAGCGATGCTATCCTTAGGCGATCGCACTTCACAGGAACTTGCCCGAGGTGAATTAGAGCAAGTTTTAATTAAAGGTCGAGAGGGTTTTGTGCTCATGACCCATGCCGGTGAAGAAGCGGTTGTGACTGTATTAGCCAAACCAAAGGCAAAACTAGGATTGATTTTTCTCGATGTTAAACGTGCTGCTGATAGTATTACCAAGCTATTATAA
- a CDS encoding VWA domain-containing protein — MKKRSQRKSIEVFSLSFLDVVSCGFGAIILLLVISKISQPLVIEETTTDLRKVLAALEQQLEIIQGEIKTTDRALTRSTKENSTLKSQKKNQASALSQLKNEFKDANNSLNAQSIIKEKLAQAKQSLTDEMRRLQQTTAVVNKENTVGGISVNSEYIIFIIDTSGSMRNFAWPLVRKKMQEILKIYPNVKGIQVMNDMGDYMFSQYAGRWIKDTPGRRRAILKRLVSWEPFSNSSPEEGISQAIRRFYSSDKAISLYIFGDDFARGSIQAVVETVARLNKTNRASKKRVRINAVGFPVLFNHPGTEVNIARFAALMRKLAENNEGSFVGLTSLR, encoded by the coding sequence ATGAAAAAACGCTCGCAAAGAAAAAGCATTGAAGTGTTCAGCCTGTCTTTTTTAGACGTGGTTTCCTGTGGCTTTGGTGCAATTATATTATTATTAGTTATTAGTAAAATATCACAGCCTCTGGTCATAGAAGAAACCACAACGGACTTGAGAAAAGTATTGGCAGCACTTGAACAGCAATTAGAAATTATTCAGGGTGAAATAAAAACCACCGATAGAGCACTTACTCGTTCAACCAAAGAGAACAGCACTCTTAAAAGTCAGAAAAAAAATCAGGCATCGGCATTGAGCCAATTAAAAAATGAATTTAAAGATGCCAATAATAGTCTTAATGCGCAATCCATCATTAAAGAAAAATTAGCTCAAGCGAAACAAAGTCTAACGGATGAAATGCGTCGTTTGCAACAAACAACAGCCGTTGTAAATAAAGAAAATACTGTGGGTGGCATCAGTGTTAATAGTGAATACATTATTTTTATTATTGATACATCGGGTTCAATGCGAAATTTTGCCTGGCCCCTAGTGAGAAAAAAAATGCAGGAAATACTTAAAATTTATCCTAATGTAAAAGGAATTCAAGTGATGAATGACATGGGTGACTATATGTTCAGTCAATATGCGGGTCGCTGGATTAAAGATACACCGGGTAGACGGCGAGCGATATTAAAACGCTTGGTTTCATGGGAGCCTTTTTCCAATTCATCACCTGAAGAGGGGATTTCTCAGGCTATTCGACGTTTTTATAGCAGTGATAAAGCTATTTCACTGTATATTTTTGGCGATGATTTTGCTCGTGGTTCGATACAGGCTGTGGTTGAAACAGTAGCACGACTTAATAAAACAAATCGTGCGAGCAAAAAAAGAGTAAGGATTAATGCAGTCGGTTTTCCAGTATTATTTAACCATCCTGGCACGGAAGTTAATATTGCTCGCTTTGCAGCCCTAATGCGTAAACTGGCAGAAAATAATGAGGGAAGTTTTGTGGGACTGACTTCATTAAGATAG
- a CDS encoding RNA recognition motif domain-containing protein has product MKLLIRNLDRSTTEADLKDLFEGYGTVQSCNLVLDKDSGKSKGFAFVEMPKLGEAKAAMKNLNGRHVDDNMIRVKKAESKA; this is encoded by the coding sequence ATGAAATTATTAATTCGCAACCTTGATCGCAGCACCACTGAAGCTGATTTAAAAGATTTATTCGAGGGCTATGGTACTGTGCAATCCTGTAATCTGGTCTTAGATAAAGACAGTGGCAAATCCAAGGGCTTTGCCTTTGTTGAAATGCCTAAACTGGGTGAAGCCAAGGCCGCCATGAAAAATCTGAATGGCAGACACGTCGATGATAATATGATTCGAGTTAAAAAAGCTGAAAGCAAGGCATAG
- a CDS encoding PAS domain-containing protein translates to MHDMKTDDLPGDQYQEAHLKYHDGQERDVLFTDIETEFPDGCLIVSRTDLNGVITHVNKSFVTMSGFEEDELIGQAHYILRHPEMPPAAFGDLWKTVSNKEKWHGYVKNLRKDGGFYWVYATVIPNIREGKIISYTSVRRKPSAKKVAECIKLYPTLF, encoded by the coding sequence ATGCATGATATGAAAACTGACGATCTACCCGGCGATCAGTATCAGGAAGCACATCTTAAGTACCATGATGGGCAAGAACGTGATGTATTATTCACTGATATTGAAACAGAGTTCCCCGATGGCTGTCTCATTGTGTCACGAACGGATCTTAATGGTGTTATCACCCATGTCAATAAGTCCTTTGTTACCATGTCCGGTTTTGAGGAAGATGAACTCATTGGCCAAGCACATTATATTTTAAGACATCCGGAAATGCCGCCTGCTGCTTTTGGTGATTTATGGAAGACCGTTTCTAACAAAGAAAAATGGCATGGCTATGTTAAAAATCTGCGTAAAGATGGGGGGTTTTATTGGGTCTATGCTACGGTGATTCCGAATATTCGCGAGGGGAAAATCATTAGTTATACCTCCGTCAGAAGAAAGCCTTCGGCCAAAAAAGTCGCTGAATGCATTAAATTATATCCCACTCTTTTTTAA
- a CDS encoding FAD-binding oxidoreductase, giving the protein MAEISYQGVKYAQLQDETVLETLLRNNINVANSCRAGACHICLMHCVKGEVNESAQKDLKPTQKRLNHFLACQCQPEQDIEVALPDDEDVFVSAHLVEKEQLSPMVWRFRFETPVPMFYHAGQFINVKNPASDIRSYSLASLPSEEEFLELQVRNVPDGKMSQWLVNELSVGMHLDIEGPNGHCFYSDDAEQSILMLGTGTGLAPLYGIVRDALHQQHKGEIHLYHGAVNIEELYLHDALTALAQAHDNLTYHACVHGVEDLEGISSGHAPDIALANHKSLRAWKIFLCGSAEMVQKVSKLAFLSGASMKDILSDPFTSSGA; this is encoded by the coding sequence GTGGCAGAAATAAGCTATCAGGGCGTAAAATATGCTCAATTACAGGATGAAACCGTACTTGAGACATTATTGCGTAATAACATCAACGTGGCTAACTCCTGTCGTGCCGGAGCCTGTCATATTTGTCTTATGCATTGTGTCAAAGGTGAAGTGAACGAATCAGCACAAAAAGACCTAAAGCCAACACAAAAAAGGTTAAATCACTTTCTCGCCTGCCAATGTCAGCCTGAGCAAGATATTGAAGTGGCCTTGCCTGATGATGAAGATGTTTTCGTTTCTGCTCATCTGGTTGAAAAAGAACAATTATCACCTATGGTGTGGCGTTTTCGCTTTGAGACACCGGTGCCGATGTTTTACCATGCGGGACAGTTTATCAATGTTAAAAATCCAGCGAGTGATATTCGTAGTTATTCCCTGGCCAGCTTACCCAGTGAAGAAGAATTTCTTGAATTGCAGGTACGTAATGTGCCCGATGGTAAAATGAGCCAATGGCTAGTGAATGAATTATCAGTTGGTATGCACCTTGATATTGAAGGTCCCAATGGTCATTGCTTTTATTCAGATGATGCTGAACAAAGTATTTTAATGCTGGGCACAGGTACAGGGCTAGCCCCCTTGTATGGCATTGTTCGTGATGCCTTACATCAGCAACACAAGGGCGAAATACATCTTTATCATGGTGCTGTTAATATTGAAGAACTGTATTTGCATGATGCTTTGACTGCTCTGGCACAAGCACATGATAATTTAACGTATCATGCTTGCGTACATGGGGTGGAAGATCTTGAAGGTATTAGTTCTGGACATGCGCCGGATATTGCTTTGGCCAATCACAAGTCTTTACGAGCTTGGAAGATATTTTTGTGTGGTTCAGCAGAAATGGTACAAAAAGTCAGTAAGCTGGCATTTTTGTCCGGTGCAAGTATGAAGGATATCTTATCCGATCCCTTTACTTCAAGTGGGGCTTAA
- a CDS encoding phosphate/phosphite/phosphonate ABC transporter substrate-binding protein: protein MSIKHLSVNFISRSLLLAIFTIFSLANPLYAAQVNEMVNEKLKEINLGILSLAPPLKTYKNWKPFANYLENAIGIPVNIIAPRGFGKLKKMAEKKQVDLFYVNSHIFYLLKQADKAVAIAQMENIEDSTTSQSSIFVRSDSEINNVSQLKGKTFAFVSPMGAGGYLAPRAYLYQHGLKTKRGFNSEVQRRKFQFLQMIFSLPGMVFESRVPF from the coding sequence ATGAGTATCAAGCATTTATCGGTTAATTTCATTAGCCGTTCACTTCTTCTTGCAATATTCACAATATTTTCCTTGGCGAATCCTCTCTATGCTGCTCAAGTTAATGAGATGGTTAATGAGAAGCTTAAGGAAATTAACCTTGGAATCCTGTCGTTAGCCCCGCCTTTAAAAACCTATAAAAACTGGAAACCATTTGCTAATTATCTGGAAAATGCAATTGGCATACCTGTTAATATCATTGCACCCAGAGGCTTTGGTAAGCTGAAAAAAATGGCAGAAAAAAAACAAGTTGACCTTTTTTATGTCAATTCACATATTTTTTACCTATTAAAGCAAGCAGATAAGGCAGTTGCCATTGCCCAAATGGAAAATATTGAAGATAGTACTACCAGTCAGAGTTCAATATTTGTCCGTAGTGATTCAGAAATTAATAATGTCAGCCAACTCAAGGGCAAAACCTTTGCCTTTGTTAGCCCAATGGGCGCAGGCGGTTATTTAGCACCCAGAGCCTATCTTTATCAACATGGCCTGAAAACCAAACGCGGATTCAACTCTGAAGTGCAACGCAGGAAATTCCAGTTCTTGCAAATGATTTTTTCATTGCCTGGAATGGTGTTTGAAAGCCGAGTGCCTTTCTAG
- a CDS encoding IS30 family transposase: MRTYKQLTQEQRYYISTEIKNGISQSKIAQAIEVSKSTICREIKRNAGLRGYRFKQAQEKAVKRRYNASKAIKMTDDMIALIDEKLSQHQWSPEQISGWLLNDKMLLLSHERIYQHIWDDKKQGGDLHQYLRRQGKKYQKRGSNGKSSRGQIINRISIDDRPKIVDDKRRVGDWEIDTVIGKGHSGALVTIVERKTLYTLVARVNGKQADWVTQATIQLLKPFKDRLHSITADNGKEFAYHEQVSKALDTAFYFAHPYSSWERGLNENTNGLIRQYFPKDTDFKEVTDKEVYNMMEKLNNRPRKALGFQTPFQAMKKSFARTGISCVALQS; encoded by the coding sequence ATGAGAACTTACAAGCAATTGACACAAGAACAAAGATACTACATTTCGACTGAGATTAAAAATGGCATTTCCCAGTCTAAAATTGCTCAGGCGATTGAGGTGAGTAAATCTACTATATGCCGTGAAATTAAACGCAACGCTGGTTTACGTGGCTATCGATTTAAGCAAGCTCAAGAAAAAGCCGTTAAGCGTCGCTACAATGCTTCTAAAGCAATTAAAATGACGGATGACATGATTGCCCTTATTGATGAAAAGCTTTCACAGCACCAGTGGAGTCCTGAACAGATATCAGGTTGGTTACTGAATGACAAAATGCTACTTCTTAGCCATGAACGTATTTATCAACACATATGGGATGATAAGAAGCAAGGTGGTGATTTACATCAGTATTTAAGGCGTCAGGGAAAGAAATACCAAAAGCGTGGTAGTAACGGTAAAAGCAGTCGAGGACAAATAATTAATCGAATTTCCATTGATGACCGTCCTAAGATTGTTGATGATAAACGTCGTGTTGGTGACTGGGAAATTGATACAGTGATCGGTAAAGGACACAGTGGTGCTCTGGTCACGATTGTAGAAAGAAAAACGCTTTACACATTAGTAGCAAGAGTGAATGGCAAACAGGCTGATTGGGTGACACAAGCAACAATACAATTGCTTAAACCCTTTAAAGACAGGCTTCATAGTATTACCGCAGACAATGGTAAAGAGTTTGCTTATCATGAGCAGGTAAGCAAAGCTCTTGATACAGCATTTTATTTTGCCCACCCTTATTCTTCATGGGAGCGAGGGTTAAATGAAAATACTAATGGACTGATTAGACAATATTTTCCTAAAGATACAGACTTTAAAGAAGTGACTGATAAAGAGGTTTACAACATGATGGAAAAACTTAATAATAGACCTAGAAAGGCACTCGGCTTTCAAACACCATTCCAGGCAATGAAAAAATCATTTGCAAGAACTGGAATTTCCTGCGTTGCACTTCAGAGTTGA
- a CDS encoding DUF1456 family protein: MTNNDILRRIRYIFDINDNKMIALFALADHKVSREEISSWLKKEEDEGFVKLEDLNMAIFLNGLINEKRGKKEGPQHEPEKRLSNNIIFMKLKIALNMQAEDVLKTLLKAGFEMSKHELSAFFRKPGHKHYRECKDQILRNFLKGLQLEYRD, from the coding sequence ATGACCAATAATGATATTTTACGCCGCATTCGTTACATTTTTGATATTAATGACAATAAAATGATTGCTCTCTTTGCTTTAGCCGATCATAAGGTCAGTCGTGAAGAAATTAGTAGCTGGCTAAAAAAAGAAGAAGATGAAGGCTTTGTAAAACTAGAAGACTTGAACATGGCTATCTTTTTGAATGGTTTGATCAATGAAAAACGTGGCAAAAAAGAGGGTCCACAACATGAGCCGGAAAAACGCCTGAGCAATAATATTATCTTTATGAAATTAAAGATTGCCCTCAATATGCAAGCTGAAGACGTTTTAAAGACTCTATTGAAAGCAGGTTTTGAAATGAGCAAACACGAACTCAGTGCCTTTTTCCGTAAGCCGGGTCATAAACATTATCGTGAATGTAAAGATCAAATTCTACGTAATTTTCTTAAGGGTTTACAACTCGAGTACCGTGACTAA
- a CDS encoding Rrf2 family transcriptional regulator, translating into MQLTQKTEFALRILIYLSLQDKQKLSNITEISDCFSLSRNHIVKIVHELGKLDFIKTTRGKGGGLQLNHHCHDIRLGDVVRKMESNLDIVDCEKPACPIVPICRLKGILHQARDAFLAQLDLFTLEDLKQQPEQLLQLLHHVN; encoded by the coding sequence ATGCAGCTTACCCAGAAAACAGAATTTGCTTTGAGAATTTTGATTTATCTGTCACTTCAGGATAAACAAAAACTCAGCAATATCACTGAAATTTCTGACTGTTTTTCCTTATCGCGCAATCATATTGTAAAAATTGTCCACGAACTGGGGAAACTGGATTTTATTAAAACAACTCGGGGAAAGGGTGGAGGCTTACAATTAAATCACCATTGCCATGATATACGCTTAGGTGATGTGGTAAGAAAAATGGAGAGCAATCTAGACATTGTAGATTGTGAAAAACCCGCCTGTCCTATTGTGCCAATATGCCGCTTAAAAGGTATCTTACATCAGGCGCGTGATGCGTTTTTAGCTCAATTGGATTTATTTACTCTGGAAGATTTGAAGCAGCAGCCTGAGCAATTATTGCAATTGCTTCATCACGTTAATTAG
- a CDS encoding group I truncated hemoglobin, which yields MSTLFEKIGGEAAVEAAVDIFYRKVLTDDSISHFFETVDMEAQHAKQKSFLTMAFGGPNNYTGEDMRKAHAPLVAKGLNESHFAAVAGHLQSTLQELNVADELIAEVMAIAGGTKDDVLNR from the coding sequence ATGAGCACATTATTCGAAAAAATTGGTGGTGAAGCCGCAGTTGAAGCCGCAGTTGATATTTTTTACCGTAAAGTATTAACGGATGATAGCATTAGTCATTTTTTTGAAACAGTGGATATGGAAGCCCAGCATGCCAAACAAAAGTCTTTTCTAACGATGGCTTTTGGTGGTCCGAATAACTATACCGGCGAAGATATGCGCAAGGCACATGCACCATTAGTTGCAAAAGGACTGAATGAAAGTCATTTTGCAGCCGTTGCCGGACATCTGCAAAGTACCTTACAAGAATTGAATGTGGCTGATGAGCTGATAGCAGAAGTAATGGCTATAGCCGGTGGCACCAAAGATGATGTTTTAAATCGTTAA
- a CDS encoding PhnD/SsuA/transferrin family substrate-binding protein: MSYTLTISPDFKPDLISGWYIFNTWLQKTIGENIHLEMVNNFSELGELIDADKIDLIYANPFDMTKLIREKSFLPVTKPIGKLDEAVIIVHADSDIQTVEELQAGIKVSITDAPDVNMVGSIMLESADIYPADFSTLNCSNNITIAKNVMKGESDIGFMLADSFDELSSLVKKQLKLLIRSKIDLLHHTFLISPKLSQQFSAIQSAMVQLDQNVSGKSLLQSLELEKWQALDNEEAEFMIDLIDTLQPE, translated from the coding sequence ATGTCATATACGCTCACGATCAGTCCTGACTTTAAGCCTGATCTTATTTCCGGCTGGTATATCTTTAACACCTGGTTACAAAAAACCATTGGGGAAAATATTCACTTAGAAATGGTGAACAATTTTTCTGAATTGGGTGAGTTAATCGATGCGGATAAAATTGATCTTATCTATGCCAACCCTTTTGATATGACCAAGCTAATTCGTGAAAAATCTTTTCTTCCGGTCACTAAGCCGATTGGCAAACTGGATGAGGCTGTGATTATTGTTCATGCTGATAGTGACATACAAACAGTAGAAGAACTACAAGCAGGCATCAAAGTTTCTATCACGGATGCACCCGATGTCAATATGGTCGGCAGCATTATGCTTGAGTCCGCTGATATTTATCCAGCTGATTTTTCTACCCTAAATTGCAGCAATAATATCACTATTGCGAAAAATGTCATGAAGGGTGAAAGTGATATTGGTTTTATGCTTGCTGATTCTTTTGATGAACTGTCTTCTTTGGTCAAAAAGCAATTAAAGCTTTTAATACGCAGTAAAATTGATCTTTTACATCATACTTTTTTGATCAGTCCTAAATTATCTCAGCAGTTTTCAGCCATACAGTCTGCAATGGTTCAACTTGACCAGAATGTCAGTGGTAAAAGTTTACTACAAAGTCTGGAACTTGAAAAATGGCAGGCATTGGACAATGAAGAAGCTGAATTTATGATTGACCTTATCGATACGCTACAACCCGAATAG
- a CDS encoding phosphate/phosphite/phosphonate ABC transporter substrate-binding protein has translation MSFNLTISPDFKPELISGWYIFNTWLQKQINVPIHINMVNDFQELSQAIDSDSIDLIYANPCDIARLIREKSFSPVVKPLGSHDETVIISKIGSPITKIEDLSSGLKVALTDVPDVNTMGMIMLEPADISPDDIVSLPCSNYITVAKKVINGEADVGFLLADAYGEFSKLVKNQTHALITSQIHVLHHALLAGPKFSEHFESLQQTLSNMHNEPSGVSILKNLELDKWQVMDHDEAEFLIDLIDTLST, from the coding sequence ATGTCATTTAATTTGACTATTAGCCCAGATTTTAAACCGGAATTAATCTCCGGCTGGTATATTTTTAATACCTGGTTACAAAAGCAAATCAATGTGCCTATCCATATCAATATGGTCAATGATTTTCAAGAGTTATCACAGGCCATCGATAGCGATAGCATCGATCTCATTTATGCCAACCCTTGTGATATTGCTAGACTCATCCGGGAGAAGTCTTTTTCCCCGGTAGTTAAGCCCTTAGGCAGTCACGATGAAACAGTCATTATTTCTAAAATTGGCAGTCCTATCACTAAAATAGAAGATCTCAGTAGCGGCTTAAAAGTGGCGCTCACTGACGTACCCGATGTGAATACGATGGGGATGATCATGCTCGAACCAGCTGATATTTCACCGGATGATATAGTATCCCTTCCCTGTAGCAATTATATTACGGTTGCCAAAAAGGTGATTAATGGTGAGGCTGATGTCGGTTTTCTCCTCGCTGATGCCTATGGTGAGTTTTCTAAATTGGTCAAAAATCAAACCCATGCACTCATCACCAGCCAAATCCATGTGCTTCATCATGCTTTATTAGCGGGTCCTAAGTTCTCTGAACACTTTGAAAGTTTACAACAGACTTTATCCAACATGCATAATGAGCCATCCGGTGTCTCTATTTTGAAAAATTTAGAATTGGATAAGTGGCAAGTCATGGATCATGATGAAGCTGAATTTTTAATTGATTTGATAGATACGCTTTCGACTTAA
- a CDS encoding GTP-binding protein → MTFFLDSFKDYIKETGVSIGITQTDIVPLVKMDQYQRRLKELGFKGAIFEVDARNFDDMSYLVQALLFTIDPGLECSA, encoded by the coding sequence ATGACTTTTTTTCTTGATTCGTTTAAGGATTATATTAAAGAAACCGGGGTTTCAATTGGCATTACACAAACAGATATTGTGCCTTTGGTTAAGATGGATCAGTATCAGCGTAGGCTTAAAGAACTGGGCTTTAAGGGAGCTATTTTTGAAGTGGATGCCCGTAATTTTGATGATATGTCTTATTTGGTTCAAGCCTTATTATTTACTATTGATCCTGGCCTGGAGTGTTCCGCATGA
- a CDS encoding phosphate/phosphite/phosphonate ABC transporter substrate-binding protein — translation MFTKNLTNSIYDVLLGKADAATMCGVNYQLMKKKIDTGELKIIASSGHYPENVLASRTGFEHELLIKIKKIVITMPDSEEGQAVLKAMQKMKIKRFIPYDPAIENLTKELLKSGEFSG, via the coding sequence TTGTTTACTAAAAATCTAACCAACTCAATTTATGATGTCTTATTGGGCAAAGCCGATGCTGCGACCATGTGTGGTGTGAACTATCAATTAATGAAGAAAAAAATAGACACCGGTGAGTTAAAAATTATTGCCTCGAGTGGCCATTATCCAGAAAATGTATTAGCTTCTAGAACTGGGTTTGAACACGAATTACTCATAAAAATAAAGAAAATTGTTATTACTATGCCAGATTCTGAAGAAGGTCAGGCCGTGCTTAAAGCCATGCAGAAAATGAAAATCAAACGTTTTATTCCTTATGATCCAGCTATAGAGAATTTAACCAAAGAATTGCTAAAATCTGGCGAGTTTAGTGGCTAG
- a CDS encoding HAMP domain-containing sensor histidine kinase yields MARFHLSLFSTIAISLIFLFIGAMLTSGYTILLNQHNQHLEEKERLAYASAKSLAEGSIDALISRDYELLERWLSAIVLKDIYAYGYLSGPKGHIIIHTDAEKIAQYSPTLAAFNLSMSRELSYQGEPVKEIIYSSKVNDEIFANAHIAYYTSDNIFSAFKNKEIYILLSVMVFFMALILTATLFIIRMHTSPLTQLSKNIQNFSFSDEQIKIENNILERPDEIGVLANTFKLMIQRLKSAYDDLKKEKQNLHLKVEQRTKELKQQNELLLNMQEKLVETEKMASLGNLVAGVAHEINTPIGICLTAISYLNDASIELKKKHENHDLLEQDFTDYMDVVQESGEIALGNIKRAAHLISNFKKVAVDQHIEESSCFNFYENLQQIIKVLEPNLKQININFKITGDKTLKVMSYQGVFYQIVSNLVMNSIIHAFETASTGDINIDFLMEDGTLNFKYSDNGAGIPENILDKLFDPFVTTKRGQGGTGLGTHIVYNLVVQKLNGSIECQSEIGKGAQFKLFLPLKKC; encoded by the coding sequence GTGGCTAGATTTCATTTAAGTTTATTTTCAACAATTGCCATTAGTCTTATTTTTCTTTTTATTGGTGCAATGCTGACTTCAGGTTACACGATTTTGCTTAATCAGCATAATCAGCACTTGGAAGAAAAAGAGCGTTTGGCTTATGCCAGTGCCAAAAGTCTGGCCGAAGGGAGTATTGATGCTCTGATCTCAAGGGATTATGAATTATTAGAGCGTTGGTTGAGCGCAATCGTCCTAAAAGATATTTATGCCTATGGGTATTTGTCCGGACCAAAAGGGCATATTATTATCCATACGGATGCAGAAAAAATTGCTCAATATTCACCTACCTTAGCAGCGTTTAATTTATCGATGAGTCGTGAATTAAGCTATCAGGGTGAGCCCGTCAAAGAAATTATTTATTCATCTAAGGTCAACGATGAAATTTTTGCTAATGCGCATATTGCCTATTATACGTCAGACAATATTTTCTCTGCATTTAAAAATAAAGAAATTTATATTTTACTCAGTGTGATGGTTTTTTTTATGGCATTAATTTTAACTGCAACACTTTTTATTATTCGTATGCATACATCTCCACTGACACAGTTGAGTAAAAACATACAGAATTTTTCATTTTCTGATGAGCAAATAAAAATTGAAAATAATATTTTAGAGCGGCCCGATGAAATAGGTGTTTTAGCTAATACCTTCAAATTAATGATTCAACGCTTAAAATCAGCCTATGATGATTTGAAAAAAGAAAAACAAAATTTACACTTAAAAGTAGAACAACGTACAAAGGAATTAAAACAACAAAATGAACTTTTATTGAATATGCAGGAAAAACTCGTTGAGACTGAGAAAATGGCCTCTCTGGGCAATCTTGTGGCCGGTGTTGCACATGAAATAAATACTCCCATTGGTATTTGTTTAACCGCGATTAGCTATTTGAATGATGCGAGTATAGAGCTTAAAAAGAAACATGAGAATCATGATTTATTAGAACAAGATTTCACAGACTATATGGATGTTGTACAGGAAAGTGGTGAAATTGCACTAGGGAATATTAAGCGTGCAGCACATCTTATCAGTAATTTTAAAAAAGTGGCTGTTGATCAGCATATAGAAGAATCCAGTTGTTTTAATTTTTATGAAAATTTACAACAAATCATTAAAGTGCTTGAACCCAATTTAAAACAAATCAATATCAACTTTAAAATTACAGGTGATAAGACCCTGAAGGTGATGAGTTATCAAGGTGTTTTTTATCAAATAGTGAGTAACCTTGTGATGAACTCAATTATTCATGCCTTTGAAACAGCATCGACAGGGGACATTAACATTGATTTCCTTATGGAAGATGGAACACTGAATTTTAAGTATTCTGATAATGGTGCTGGTATACCGGAGAATATTTTAGATAAATTATTTGATCCTTTTGTAACCACAAAACGTGGTCAAGGAGGAACGGGCTTGGGTACACATATTGTTTATAATTTAGTCGTGCAAAAATTAAATGGTAGCATTGAATGTCAAAGCGAAATTGGCAAAGGTGCTCAGTTTAAGCTCTTTTTACCACTTAAAAAATGTTGA